Proteins encoded together in one Pseudomonas sp. ADAK13 window:
- a CDS encoding DUF1127 domain-containing protein produces MSGLSDVRLALHSQELEAGQERRMATRTTAPALSAWALFWHRMHTRKTLLELTPEQLRDVGLSAEQARREGLKPFWRG; encoded by the coding sequence ATGAGCGGTCTGAGCGATGTGCGGTTGGCGTTACACAGTCAGGAACTCGAAGCTGGGCAGGAGCGGCGCATGGCGACGCGTACCACGGCCCCGGCACTCAGTGCATGGGCGTTGTTCTGGCACCGCATGCACACCCGCAAGACCTTGCTGGAGCTGACCCCGGAGCAACTGCGTGACGTGGGCCTGAGCGCCGAGCAGGCGCGCCGGGAAGGCTTGAAACCCTTCTGGCGCGGTTGA
- a CDS encoding NAD(P)/FAD-dependent oxidoreductase, which yields MTASARHANSYYAASSFPQPDYPVLTGEVVADVCVVGGGFSGLNTALELAERGFSVVLLEARKIAWGASGRNGGQLIRGVGHGLDQFTHVIGADGVRQMKLMGLEAVEIVRQRVERSQIACDLTWGYCDLANKPRDLEHLAADAEELRSLGYRHEVRLLQASEMPSVIGSHRYVGGMIDMGSGHLHPLNLALGEAAAAQQLGVQLFEHSEAVRIDYGPEVNVHTAQGNVRAKTLVLGCNAYLNGLNPHLSGKVLPAGSYIIATEPLSEAQAAELLPQNMAVCDQRVTVDYFRLSADRRLLFGGACHYSGRDPKDIGAYMRPKMLQVFPQLADVNIDYQWGGMIGIGANRLPQIGRLAEHPNVYFAQAYAGHGLNATHLAGKLLGEAISGQQSGRFDLFAKVPHITFPGGKHLRSPLLALGMLWHRLKELV from the coding sequence ATGACCGCCAGCGCCCGGCACGCCAATTCCTACTACGCCGCCAGCAGTTTCCCGCAGCCCGATTATCCGGTGCTGACAGGTGAAGTCGTGGCCGATGTGTGCGTGGTCGGCGGCGGCTTTTCGGGGCTGAACACCGCCCTGGAACTGGCCGAGCGTGGTTTCAGCGTGGTCCTGCTGGAGGCCCGCAAAATCGCCTGGGGCGCCAGCGGGCGCAACGGCGGGCAGTTGATTCGCGGCGTCGGTCATGGCCTGGATCAGTTCACCCACGTCATCGGCGCCGATGGCGTGCGCCAGATGAAACTGATGGGCCTGGAAGCCGTGGAAATCGTGCGCCAGCGGGTCGAACGTTCGCAGATCGCCTGCGACCTGACCTGGGGCTACTGCGACCTGGCCAACAAACCCCGCGACCTGGAACACCTGGCCGCCGACGCCGAAGAACTGCGAAGCCTCGGTTATCGCCATGAAGTGCGCCTGCTGCAAGCCAGCGAAATGCCCAGCGTGATCGGCTCCCACCGCTATGTGGGCGGCATGATCGACATGGGTTCCGGCCACCTGCACCCGCTGAACCTGGCCCTCGGCGAGGCGGCTGCCGCACAGCAGTTGGGCGTGCAATTGTTCGAGCATTCCGAAGCGGTGCGCATCGACTACGGCCCGGAGGTCAACGTGCACACCGCCCAAGGCAACGTGCGCGCCAAGACCCTGGTACTGGGCTGCAACGCCTATCTGAACGGCCTCAACCCGCATTTGAGTGGCAAGGTGCTGCCCGCCGGCAGCTACATCATCGCCACCGAGCCCTTGAGCGAAGCCCAGGCAGCCGAGCTGCTGCCGCAAAACATGGCGGTGTGTGACCAGCGGGTGACCGTGGACTACTTCCGGCTGTCAGCCGACCGACGCTTGTTGTTCGGGGGTGCCTGCCATTATTCCGGACGGGATCCGAAGGACATCGGCGCCTATATGCGTCCGAAAATGCTGCAGGTGTTCCCGCAACTGGCCGACGTGAACATCGATTACCAGTGGGGCGGCATGATCGGCATCGGCGCCAACCGCCTGCCGCAGATTGGCCGCCTGGCCGAACACCCCAATGTGTATTTCGCCCAGGCCTACGCGGGTCACGGTCTCAATGCCACTCACCTGGCAGGCAAACTGCTGGGTGAAGCCATCAGCGGCCAGCAAAGCGGGCGGTTTGATCTGTTTGCCAAGGTGCCGCACATCACCTTCCCGGGCGGCAAGCACTTGCGCTCGCCGCTGTTGGCGCTGGGAATGCTCTGGCACCGATTGAAAGAACTGGTCTGA
- a CDS encoding YkgJ family cysteine cluster protein — protein sequence MSCNSQKVNALRRQIPSFECVPGCHDCCGPVTTSTEEMSRLPRKTAAEQDAAMDELNCVHLGPNGCTVYDERPLICRLFGTTPTLPCPNGRRPVELIHPRVEKQIHEYMASTRQVLV from the coding sequence ATGAGTTGCAACAGTCAGAAAGTCAACGCGCTGCGCCGGCAGATTCCCTCGTTCGAGTGCGTCCCGGGTTGCCATGACTGCTGTGGGCCGGTGACCACCTCCACCGAGGAAATGTCGCGCCTGCCGCGCAAGACCGCTGCCGAGCAGGACGCGGCGATGGACGAACTCAATTGCGTGCACCTGGGCCCCAACGGCTGCACGGTGTACGACGAGCGCCCGCTGATTTGCCGCCTGTTCGGCACCACGCCGACCTTGCCATGCCCCAACGGCCGCCGCCCGGTGGAGTTGATCCATCCGCGGGTGGAAAAGCAGATTCACGAGTACATGGCGAGCACGCGGCAAGTGCTGGTCTAG
- a CDS encoding Lrp/AsnC ligand binding domain-containing protein, whose product MRTNTQTKRELDKIDRNILRILQADGRISFTELGEKVGLSTTPCTERVRRLEREGIIMGYNARLNPQHLKGSLLVFVEISLDYKSGDTFEEFRRAVLKLPHVLECHLVSGDFDYLVKARISEMASYRKLLGDILLKLPHVRESKSYIVMEEVKESLNLPIPD is encoded by the coding sequence ATGCGGACCAACACTCAGACCAAGCGGGAACTGGACAAGATCGACCGCAACATCCTGCGCATCCTGCAGGCAGACGGACGAATTTCGTTTACTGAGCTGGGGGAAAAGGTTGGCCTGTCGACCACGCCGTGCACCGAGCGGGTCCGGCGCCTGGAGCGCGAAGGGATCATCATGGGCTACAACGCCCGGCTCAATCCGCAGCATTTGAAGGGCAGTTTGCTGGTGTTTGTCGAGATCAGCCTCGACTACAAGTCCGGCGACACCTTTGAAGAATTCCGACGCGCTGTGCTGAAACTGCCCCACGTGCTGGAGTGCCACTTGGTCTCCGGGGATTTCGACTACCTGGTGAAGGCACGCATCTCGGAGATGGCGTCGTACCGAAAGTTACTCGGCGATATCCTGCTCAAGCTGCCCCACGTACGGGAGTCCAAGAGCTACATCGTGATGGAAGAGGTGAAGGAGAGCTTGAACCTGCCCATCCCGGATTAA
- the dadA gene encoding D-amino acid dehydrogenase, with translation MRVLVLGSGVIGVASAYYLARAGFEVVVVDRQPAVAMETSFANAGQISPGYASPWAAPGVPLKAIKWLLERHAPLAIKATADIDQYLWMAQMLRNCTASRYAVNKERMVRLSEYSRDCIDELRAETGIAYEGRTLGTTQLFRTQAQLDGAAKDIAVLKESGVPYELLDRAGIARVEPALASVTDILAGALRLPNDQTGDCQMFTTRLADMCKQLGVEFRFEQDIQRLDYAGDRVNGVWIDGKLETADRYVLALGSYSPKLLKPLGIKAPVYPLKGYSMTVPITNPAMAPTSTILDETYKVAITRFDNRIRVGGMAEIAGFDLSLNPRRRETLEMIVNDLYPQGGDLSQASFWTGLRPTTPDGTPIVGATPFKNLFLNTGHGTLGWTMACGSGRLLADLMAKKTPQISAEGLDISRYGNHQESAKHVNPAPAHQ, from the coding sequence ATGCGCGTTCTGGTCTTGGGTAGCGGTGTCATTGGCGTGGCCAGTGCCTACTATTTGGCACGAGCTGGTTTTGAAGTGGTCGTGGTCGACCGTCAACCGGCTGTGGCCATGGAGACCAGTTTCGCCAACGCCGGGCAGATCTCGCCGGGCTACGCCTCGCCATGGGCCGCACCGGGTGTGCCGCTCAAGGCTATCAAGTGGCTGCTGGAGCGCCATGCGCCTCTGGCGATCAAGGCCACCGCCGACATCGACCAATACCTGTGGATGGCGCAGATGCTGCGCAACTGCACCGCCAGCCGGTATGCGGTGAACAAGGAGCGCATGGTGCGCCTGTCCGAGTACAGCCGCGATTGCATCGACGAACTGCGCGCCGAGACCGGTATTGCCTACGAAGGCCGCACTCTGGGGACTACGCAACTGTTCCGCACCCAGGCCCAGTTGGATGGTGCTGCCAAGGACATCGCGGTATTGAAAGAGTCTGGCGTGCCTTACGAGCTGCTGGATCGCGCCGGCATTGCCCGCGTCGAGCCGGCCCTGGCCAGCGTTACCGATATCCTCGCCGGTGCCCTGCGTCTGCCGAATGACCAGACCGGCGACTGTCAGATGTTTACCACCCGCCTTGCCGACATGTGCAAGCAACTGGGTGTCGAATTCCGCTTTGAGCAAGATATCCAGCGCCTGGACTACGCCGGTGATCGGGTGAACGGCGTGTGGATCGACGGCAAGCTGGAAACCGCCGACCGCTACGTGCTGGCCCTCGGCAGCTACTCGCCGAAACTGCTCAAGCCGCTGGGGATCAAGGCGCCGGTGTACCCGCTCAAGGGCTACTCGATGACCGTGCCGATCACCAACCCGGCGATGGCCCCGACCTCGACCATTCTCGACGAGACCTACAAGGTCGCGATCACCCGTTTCGACAACCGCATTCGCGTCGGTGGCATGGCTGAAATAGCCGGTTTTGACCTGTCGCTGAACCCGCGTCGGCGGGAAACCCTGGAGATGATCGTCAACGACCTTTATCCTCAGGGCGGTGATTTGAGCCAGGCCAGTTTCTGGACCGGCCTGCGGCCGACCACCCCGGACGGCACGCCTATTGTCGGTGCTACCCCGTTCAAAAACCTGTTCCTGAACACCGGCCACGGCACCCTCGGCTGGACCATGGCCTGTGGCTCTGGTCGTTTGCTGGCGGACCTGATGGCGAAGAAAACCCCGCAGATCAGTGCCGAAGGCCTCGATATTTCCCGTTACGGCAACCACCAGGAGTCCGCAAAACATGTCAATCCAGCGCCAGCTCACCAATGA
- a CDS encoding RidA family protein, which yields MSIQRQLTNERMSQIVVHSGTVYLAGQVGDDMSAGIEQQTRETLVNIERLLDLAGTDKTKLLSVTIYLKDIDADFAGMNAVWDKWLPKGVAPARATVEAKLCEPEILVELSVVAALP from the coding sequence ATGTCAATCCAGCGCCAGCTCACCAATGAGCGCATGAGTCAGATCGTTGTTCACAGCGGTACCGTGTATCTGGCAGGGCAAGTCGGCGACGACATGAGCGCCGGGATTGAACAACAGACCCGTGAAACCCTCGTCAATATCGAGCGTTTGCTGGACCTGGCCGGCACCGACAAGACCAAGTTGCTGTCGGTGACCATCTACCTGAAAGACATCGACGCGGACTTCGCCGGGATGAACGCGGTATGGGACAAGTGGCTGCCAAAAGGCGTCGCGCCGGCCCGTGCCACGGTTGAAGCGAAACTTTGCGAACCGGAAATCCTGGTTGAGCTGTCGGTTGTGGCCGCTCTGCCTTAA
- the alr gene encoding alanine racemase, with the protein MRPARALIDLQALRHNYQLAREVTAGAKALAVIKADAYGHGAVRVAQALEAEADGFAVACIEEALELRAAGIRGPVLLLEGFFEADELPLIIEHDLWCVVHSLWQLDAIEQAQLSKPLTVWLKLDSGMHRVGLHPKDYHDAYQRLLACGKVAKIVLMSHFARADELDSTSSEEQVAVFEAARQGLSAQVSLRNSPSVLGWPNVSSDWVRPGIMLYGATPFGEDQAIAARLQPVMTLESKVICVRELPAGEPVGYGAKFITPKPMRIGVVAMGYADGYPRHAPTGTPVLVAGQRSQLLGRVSMDMLCIDLTDVPQAGLGSTVELWGKNILASDVATAADTIPYQIFCNLRRVPRLYSGA; encoded by the coding sequence ATGCGTCCTGCCCGTGCCCTGATCGACCTCCAAGCCCTGCGCCATAACTACCAACTGGCCCGTGAAGTCACGGCTGGAGCGAAAGCCCTTGCCGTGATCAAGGCGGATGCCTACGGCCACGGTGCCGTGCGCGTTGCCCAGGCGCTGGAAGCCGAGGCGGACGGGTTTGCGGTGGCGTGCATCGAAGAAGCGCTGGAACTGCGGGCCGCCGGGATTCGCGGGCCGGTGCTGTTGCTCGAAGGGTTTTTCGAGGCCGACGAACTGCCGCTGATCATCGAGCATGACTTGTGGTGCGTGGTGCATTCGCTGTGGCAGCTGGACGCGATTGAACAGGCGCAGCTCAGCAAACCGCTGACCGTCTGGCTCAAGCTCGACTCGGGCATGCACCGTGTTGGCTTGCACCCCAAGGATTATCACGACGCCTACCAGCGTCTGCTGGCCTGCGGCAAGGTCGCGAAGATCGTGTTGATGAGCCACTTCGCCCGTGCCGATGAGCTGGACAGCACCAGCAGCGAAGAGCAAGTGGCGGTGTTTGAAGCAGCGCGCCAGGGCTTGTCGGCCCAGGTCAGCCTGCGCAATTCGCCGTCGGTGCTGGGCTGGCCGAATGTGTCCAGCGACTGGGTACGCCCGGGCATCATGCTCTACGGCGCCACCCCATTTGGTGAAGACCAGGCCATCGCCGCGCGTTTGCAGCCGGTGATGACCCTCGAATCGAAAGTCATCTGCGTACGTGAACTGCCGGCCGGCGAGCCGGTGGGTTACGGCGCGAAATTCATCACCCCGAAACCGATGCGCATCGGCGTGGTGGCCATGGGTTATGCCGACGGTTACCCGCGTCACGCACCCACCGGCACGCCAGTGCTGGTGGCTGGCCAGCGCAGCCAGTTGCTGGGCCGGGTGTCGATGGACATGCTGTGTATCGACCTGACGGACGTGCCCCAGGCCGGGCTCGGCTCCACGGTCGAATTGTGGGGCAAAAACATCCTCGCCAGTGACGTCGCCACCGCTGCCGACACCATTCCCTACCAGATCTTCTGCAACCTGCGCCGGGTGCCACGGCTCTATTCCGGCGCTTGA
- a CDS encoding cupin domain-containing protein, with protein sequence MDVGERLQSIRKLKGLSQRELAKRAGVTNSTISMIEKNSVSPSISSLRKVLGGIPMSMVEFFSEEILQEKPTQIVYKANELIDISDGAVTMKLVGRAHPSRAIAFLNEIYPPGADTGEEMLTHEGEETGILVEGRLELVVGLETFVLEAGDSYYFESTKPHRFRNPFEVPARLISAATPANF encoded by the coding sequence TTGGACGTCGGCGAACGACTGCAATCCATCCGTAAACTGAAAGGTCTTTCCCAGCGTGAGCTTGCCAAGCGCGCGGGCGTCACCAACAGCACCATTTCGATGATCGAAAAAAACAGTGTCAGCCCCTCCATCAGCTCCTTGCGCAAGGTGCTGGGCGGCATTCCCATGTCGATGGTGGAGTTCTTTTCCGAGGAGATCCTCCAGGAAAAACCGACCCAGATCGTCTATAAAGCCAATGAGCTGATCGACATCTCCGACGGCGCCGTCACCATGAAACTGGTGGGCCGCGCGCACCCGAGCCGGGCGATTGCGTTCCTCAACGAGATCTACCCGCCAGGTGCTGATACCGGCGAAGAGATGCTCACCCATGAGGGCGAGGAAACCGGAATCCTGGTGGAAGGCCGCCTGGAACTGGTAGTGGGCCTTGAAACTTTTGTGCTCGAAGCCGGCGATAGCTACTACTTTGAAAGCACCAAGCCGCACCGTTTTCGCAATCCGTTCGAAGTGCCGGCGCGACTAATCAGCGCAGCCACACCCGCGAACTTTTAA
- a CDS encoding c-type cytochrome produces MKMLAAPATVLALWAVSAQAATNDEIAKRLEPVGQVCVQGQECKGMEVAVAAGGGGGAKSPDDVIAKHCNACHGTGLLGAPKIGDTAAWKDRADHQGGLDGLLAKAITGLNAMPPKGTCADCSDAELKGAIEKMSGLK; encoded by the coding sequence ATGAAAATGCTGGCTGCACCAGCAACCGTACTGGCCCTATGGGCTGTCAGCGCTCAAGCTGCGACCAATGATGAGATCGCCAAGCGCCTGGAGCCGGTCGGCCAGGTGTGTGTCCAGGGGCAAGAGTGCAAGGGGATGGAAGTCGCCGTGGCTGCGGGCGGCGGCGGTGGCGCGAAATCGCCGGATGACGTGATCGCCAAACACTGCAACGCTTGCCACGGTACCGGCCTGTTGGGCGCACCGAAAATCGGTGACACCGCCGCCTGGAAAGACCGCGCGGATCACCAGGGCGGCCTCGACGGCCTGCTGGCCAAGGCCATCACCGGCCTGAACGCCATGCCGCCCAAAGGCACCTGTGCCGATTGCTCGGATGCCGAGCTTAAAGGTGCGATCGAGAAGATGTCGGGTCTGAAATAA
- a CDS encoding acetyl-CoA hydrolase/transferase family protein translates to MVQLCSIEQAVDDVLERLPAHIHMGMPLGLGKPNLFVNALYRRIAKLPDRALTIYTALALGRPTLGDGLQKRFLEPFIERVFGDYPELEFLAALRKDNLPSNIHVQQFFMQPGSLLHSLSAQQDYVSSNYSHAARDINAAGLNLVAQLVASSAEHPDRLSLSCNADITLDLLPMIAKRREAGETILVVGQVHSDLPYMPGDAELGMDAFDFLIDEKDSTTLFSTPNMPVGFQDHFIGLHASTLVRDGGTLQIGIGSMGDALTAALLARQADNEAYRLLLTDLDVYQWAPLISHEGGVSPFARGLYGCSEMFVNGLLVLADAGIVRRKVYPDVATQQRANAGTLDEAAQTDGISVHGGFFLGPRSFYERLRDLPQSKRLEFNMTRISYINELYGQEELKRLQRVDARFINSAFTVTLMGAGVADQLEDGRVLSGVGGQYNFVAQGHALEGARSILILRSWRESGGDVSSNIVWEYGHCTIPRHLRDIVITEYGIADLRGQTDAKVIERLLNITDSRFQDDLIEQAQKAGKLPKDFQLDPRFADNTPERLQGIQARHPRLFPEYPLGSDFTEEERDLLRALNWLKSKFKLTEILELGKAALDAPEPEAFPEHLVRMRLDKPEGLKEDLYQRLLLAGLQATAH, encoded by the coding sequence ATGGTGCAGTTGTGTTCAATCGAGCAAGCGGTCGACGACGTACTGGAACGGTTGCCGGCGCATATTCACATGGGCATGCCCCTGGGCCTGGGCAAACCCAACCTGTTCGTCAATGCGCTGTACCGGCGCATCGCCAAGCTGCCGGACCGGGCGCTGACCATCTACACCGCCCTGGCCCTGGGTCGTCCGACCTTGGGCGATGGTTTGCAGAAGCGCTTTCTGGAACCCTTTATCGAGCGGGTTTTTGGTGATTATCCCGAGCTGGAATTCCTCGCCGCCCTGCGCAAGGACAACCTGCCATCCAACATTCACGTGCAGCAGTTCTTCATGCAGCCCGGCAGTTTGCTCCACAGCCTTTCGGCCCAGCAGGATTATGTCAGCAGCAACTACAGCCATGCTGCCCGTGATATCAACGCCGCCGGCCTCAACCTTGTGGCGCAACTGGTGGCCAGCAGCGCCGAACACCCGGACCGCCTGAGCCTCAGCTGCAACGCCGACATCACCCTCGACCTGTTGCCGATGATCGCCAAGCGCCGCGAGGCCGGTGAGACCATTTTGGTGGTGGGCCAGGTCCACAGTGATTTGCCCTACATGCCCGGCGACGCCGAATTGGGCATGGACGCATTCGACTTCCTGATCGACGAGAAGGACAGCACCACGCTGTTCTCCACCCCGAATATGCCGGTGGGCTTCCAGGACCACTTTATCGGTTTGCACGCCAGCACCCTGGTGCGCGACGGCGGCACCTTGCAGATCGGTATCGGCTCCATGGGCGACGCACTGACCGCCGCCTTGCTGGCGCGCCAGGCGGACAACGAGGCGTATCGCCTGTTGCTCACCGACCTGGATGTGTACCAATGGGCGCCGCTGATCAGCCATGAAGGCGGCGTCTCGCCCTTTGCCCGTGGCCTGTACGGTTGCAGTGAAATGTTCGTCAACGGCCTGCTGGTGCTGGCCGATGCCGGGATTGTGCGGCGCAAGGTGTACCCGGATGTCGCGACCCAGCAGCGGGCCAACGCCGGCACCCTGGACGAAGCGGCGCAGACCGACGGGATCTCGGTGCACGGTGGCTTCTTCCTCGGGCCGCGCAGTTTCTACGAGCGCCTGCGTGATTTGCCACAGAGCAAGCGCCTGGAATTCAACATGACCCGCATCAGCTACATCAACGAGCTGTACGGGCAAGAAGAGCTCAAGCGTTTGCAGCGTGTGGATGCGCGTTTTATCAACAGCGCGTTTACCGTGACCCTGATGGGCGCGGGCGTGGCCGACCAGTTGGAAGACGGTCGGGTGCTCAGCGGTGTTGGCGGGCAATACAACTTCGTTGCCCAGGGCCATGCGCTGGAAGGCGCGCGCTCGATCCTGATCCTGCGCAGTTGGCGCGAATCGGGTGGTGACGTCAGCTCCAATATCGTCTGGGAGTACGGCCACTGCACCATTCCCCGGCACCTGCGGGACATCGTCATCACCGAATACGGGATCGCGGATTTGCGCGGGCAGACCGATGCCAAAGTGATTGAAAGGCTGCTGAACATCACTGACTCGCGCTTCCAGGATGACTTGATCGAACAGGCGCAAAAGGCCGGGAAGTTGCCGAAGGATTTCCAGCTGGATCCGCGTTTTGCCGATAACACGCCGGAGCGTTTGCAGGGGATTCAGGCGCGGCATCCGCGGTTGTTCCCGGAGTATCCGCTGGGGAGTGATTTCACCGAGGAAGAGCGGGATTTGTTGCGGGCGTTGAACTGGCTCAAGAGCAAATTCAAGCTGACGGAGATTCTGGAGCTGGGCAAAGCGGCGCTGGATGCACCGGAACCGGAGGCGTTTCCCGAGCACCTGGTGCGGATGCGGCTGGATAAGCCCGAGGGGTTGAAAGAAGACTTGTATCAGCGCCTATTGCTCGCCGGCCTGCAGGCCACCGCCCACTAA
- a CDS encoding xanthine phosphoribosyltransferase, which produces MEALHKKIREEGIVLSDQVLKVDAFLNHQIDPALMKLIGDEFAALFKDSGITKIVTIEASGIAPAIMTGLNLGVPVIFARKQQSLTLTENLLSATVYSFTKKTESTVAISPRHLTSSDRVLIIDDFLANGKASQALISIIKQAGATVAGLGIVIEKSFQGGRAELDAQGYRVESLARVQSLAGGVVTFIK; this is translated from the coding sequence GTGGAAGCACTGCACAAGAAAATTCGCGAAGAAGGCATCGTGCTTTCCGATCAGGTACTCAAGGTCGACGCCTTTCTGAACCACCAGATCGACCCGGCGCTGATGAAACTGATCGGTGACGAATTCGCTGCGTTGTTCAAGGATTCGGGGATCACCAAGATCGTCACCATCGAAGCCTCGGGCATTGCGCCGGCGATCATGACCGGCCTGAACCTGGGCGTGCCGGTGATTTTCGCGCGCAAGCAGCAGTCCCTGACCCTGACCGAAAACCTGCTGTCGGCGACGGTGTATTCCTTCACCAAGAAAACCGAAAGCACCGTGGCGATTTCCCCGCGCCACCTGACCAGCAGCGACCGCGTGCTGATCATCGATGACTTCCTGGCCAATGGTAAGGCGTCCCAGGCGCTGATCTCGATCATCAAACAGGCCGGCGCGACCGTTGCCGGCCTGGGGATCGTGATCGAGAAGTCGTTCCAGGGCGGCCGTGCGGAGCTGGATGCGCAGGGTTACCGGGTTGAGTCGCTGGCGCGCGTGCAGTCGTTGGCGGGTGGCGTGGTGACCTTCATCAAGTGA